A window of Umboniibacter marinipuniceus contains these coding sequences:
- the ybgC gene encoding tol-pal system-associated acyl-CoA thioesterase: MASTSSEFRIYIEDTDAGGIVYYVNYLKFMERARTEFMRSLGFNKTAIWDESMFVVHRVEVDYKAPARLDDTIVVTARPIEIGRVTVVFEQTVTRAGELLCSGIVKVASVHGQTMKPTRLNGELYKRLKEEVK; this comes from the coding sequence ATGGCTAGTACAAGCTCTGAATTTCGTATATATATCGAAGATACCGACGCGGGTGGTATTGTTTACTACGTCAATTATCTCAAATTCATGGAGCGAGCGAGAACGGAATTCATGCGCTCACTCGGCTTCAATAAAACGGCTATATGGGACGAGAGTATGTTTGTTGTTCATCGTGTTGAGGTGGACTACAAAGCGCCGGCTCGCCTTGATGACACCATTGTTGTGACTGCTCGTCCTATTGAAATAGGGCGGGTGACAGTGGTCTTCGAGCAAACGGTAACCCGTGCTGGCGAACTATTGTGCTCGGGCATAGTCAAAGTAGCTTCAGTTCATGGTCAAACTATGAAGCCAACACGTCTCAATGGCGAGTTGTACAAACGATTAAAAGAAGAGGTTAAATAG
- a CDS encoding OmpA family protein, producing the protein MAIKSLTKLSGVMFAVALAVGCTPAQDDQAAADAAAAQQQQVVEKTPEQIAAEERQAQIDSAKMDVMNFGDTVFFDFDDAELKSESVDTLNAWANYLKVSGEKAVIQGHTDERGTREYNISLGERRANAVIGYLTSQGVEAAQLEAVSYGEESPAIDGSNDYAWSKNRRAVLEL; encoded by the coding sequence ATGGCTATTAAATCTTTGACGAAACTTTCTGGTGTGATGTTTGCTGTCGCGTTGGCAGTGGGTTGTACTCCAGCTCAGGATGATCAAGCGGCAGCCGATGCAGCGGCAGCGCAGCAGCAGCAAGTAGTAGAGAAGACTCCAGAGCAGATTGCTGCCGAGGAACGTCAGGCGCAAATTGACTCAGCTAAAATGGATGTGATGAATTTTGGCGATACAGTTTTCTTCGACTTCGATGATGCAGAACTTAAGTCTGAATCAGTTGATACGCTTAACGCTTGGGCAAACTACTTGAAAGTAAGTGGCGAGAAGGCAGTGATTCAAGGACACACTGATGAGCGTGGTACTCGCGAGTACAACATCTCATTGGGCGAGCGTCGTGCTAACGCAGTAATCGGTTACTTGACTAGCCAGGGTGTCGAAGCAGCTCAACTTGAAGCAGTTTCATACGGCGAAGAGTCTCCAGCTATTGATGGTTCTAATGACTACGCGTGGAGCAAGAACCGCCGCGCAGTACTTGAACTATAA
- a CDS encoding M48 family metalloprotease, protein MKPFLKPVFVSLLLAPVLSFSTLATAQPTELQIPDIGSTASAMMSERQERALGQAWLRMFRAQAPTVEDPLLVNYTTNLLTDLSTTSDYGRRPLDLVIVDSTSINAFAVPGGVIGVNSGLFFSARNEGQFASVLTHELAHLSQKHFQRRVEQQQQSVIPMVAMLLGSLAIAATAGGDAGMAAIMATQAAAQQNALRYSREAESEADRIGISNLAAAGYNPFDMQDMFAIMQRQTSGFGTAIPEYLRTHPMSDRRAADAALRAQQYPPIIDVDRSYYHFMRARAFTISTPNPRSLIAKFERQISANAVDTDAARYGLALVYSKDGEYDKAKSLLDEITYTGELEVVLDLAYVEILRDQSRFEDAQLLIDPLMERHSDQFAVSYANAQNLYDLRRFQQAIVELESLSKSNPEHSEVWFMLAETYGLAGDLVGVHKARAEWYTLNGAFSQAVRQLGFARDLMNQQGYHVIDISRTEERMRQIRELQVESERL, encoded by the coding sequence GTGAAACCATTTCTAAAACCTGTGTTTGTCAGTCTGCTACTTGCTCCAGTCCTGAGTTTCTCCACCCTAGCCACTGCTCAGCCTACTGAACTGCAAATTCCAGATATAGGCAGCACGGCCAGTGCGATGATGTCAGAACGCCAAGAGCGTGCGCTTGGGCAGGCATGGCTTCGTATGTTTCGCGCACAGGCTCCTACGGTAGAAGACCCATTACTGGTTAACTACACCACAAATCTACTCACAGATTTATCAACTACTAGCGATTATGGCCGCCGCCCTCTTGATCTGGTGATTGTTGACAGCACTAGTATCAACGCATTTGCGGTTCCCGGGGGTGTTATTGGCGTAAATTCCGGCCTGTTCTTTTCGGCACGAAATGAAGGTCAATTCGCCTCAGTACTTACTCACGAACTTGCACACCTAAGTCAAAAACACTTTCAACGCCGCGTGGAACAACAGCAGCAATCGGTAATTCCTATGGTTGCCATGCTACTTGGCAGCCTCGCGATCGCCGCGACAGCTGGCGGTGATGCCGGTATGGCAGCCATTATGGCAACTCAAGCCGCAGCGCAGCAAAATGCCCTGCGCTACTCAAGAGAAGCAGAGAGCGAAGCTGATCGGATTGGCATTTCAAACCTCGCGGCGGCCGGCTACAACCCCTTCGACATGCAAGACATGTTCGCCATTATGCAACGCCAAACTAGTGGCTTCGGCACGGCCATTCCCGAGTACTTAAGAACTCACCCAATGTCTGACCGTCGTGCCGCCGACGCAGCACTGCGCGCCCAGCAGTACCCGCCTATTATTGACGTAGATCGTTCTTACTATCATTTCATGCGCGCGCGAGCCTTCACTATTTCAACGCCAAACCCGCGTAGCTTAATTGCTAAATTCGAACGCCAAATTAGCGCCAACGCAGTGGATACCGATGCAGCGCGCTATGGCTTAGCCCTCGTCTATTCGAAGGATGGCGAGTACGACAAAGCCAAGTCGTTACTTGACGAAATCACTTACACGGGCGAACTTGAGGTAGTTCTCGATCTAGCTTACGTGGAAATTCTCCGCGACCAATCTCGCTTTGAAGACGCGCAGCTATTGATTGACCCATTAATGGAACGTCATTCAGATCAGTTTGCGGTTAGCTATGCGAATGCACAAAATCTCTATGACCTGCGTCGCTTTCAACAAGCCATCGTTGAGCTCGAATCACTCTCTAAGAGCAACCCCGAACATAGCGAAGTATGGTTTATGTTAGCCGAAACCTATGGTTTAGCGGGTGATTTGGTTGGTGTCCACAAGGCACGTGCCGAATGGTACACCCTCAATGGCGCCTTCTCACAGGCGGTTCGCCAGCTTGGCTTCGCACGCGATTTGATGAACCAACAGGGCTATCATGTGATTGACATTTCGCGCACCGAGGAACGAATGAGACAGATCAGAGAGCTGCAAGTAGAGTCCGAAAGACTATAA
- a CDS encoding TonB family protein: protein MLGRASDRWASVVFAVVLHALVAFVLIWGWSHTTDYQISKPIRQITATLVETPQPQAAPERAVQPRPQPTRPPARQESRPEPSAVTPSVIETPTEQSEAPPVQEQPRTQPEPARRQPIVDELSFDSLLEQEDEVRQADNETAVEMSQIQVMDAKFQAQVGAKWSRPPSARNGMEVLVRIQFLPNGEVLSVTVSQSSGDSAFDRSAVSAIERGAPYRFLMDYGAPFFNKNYRNKLALFRPEDLK from the coding sequence ATGTTGGGAAGAGCGAGTGATCGTTGGGCGAGCGTGGTCTTTGCAGTGGTTTTGCACGCACTTGTTGCCTTTGTGTTAATTTGGGGTTGGAGTCACACCACTGATTATCAAATCTCGAAACCTATTCGGCAGATCACGGCAACCCTCGTAGAAACGCCTCAGCCACAGGCTGCACCCGAACGTGCCGTGCAGCCGAGGCCACAACCCACTCGCCCGCCAGCTCGTCAGGAATCGCGCCCTGAGCCTAGTGCGGTCACACCGTCGGTAATCGAAACCCCTACGGAGCAGTCCGAGGCGCCGCCAGTTCAAGAACAACCCCGGACTCAGCCCGAGCCAGCCCGGCGTCAGCCTATCGTTGATGAGTTATCCTTCGATAGCTTACTAGAGCAGGAAGACGAAGTTCGGCAGGCTGACAATGAGACCGCCGTAGAAATGTCGCAAATCCAGGTAATGGATGCGAAGTTCCAAGCACAAGTGGGGGCCAAATGGTCGCGCCCGCCTAGTGCCCGCAATGGCATGGAAGTACTTGTCCGAATTCAATTTCTGCCTAATGGCGAAGTGCTCTCTGTAACCGTTTCCCAGTCTAGCGGTGATAGCGCATTTGACCGCTCTGCGGTGAGTGCAATAGAGCGCGGTGCACCCTATCGTTTCCTGATGGATTATGGGGCACCATTTTTTAATAAAAACTACCGAAACAAATTGGCGTTATTTAGGCCGGAGGATTTAAAATGA
- the tolQ gene encoding protein TolQ, with product MSFLGLIGGASFLVQMVMLTLVAASVASWVLIYQRWSYFKALAESDENFEERFWSGDDLGKIYASITSDKSSVPVGMEAIFVAGFKEFARLRADATRIDDISNGVSRAMRIARNREEDRLETQLPFLASVASTSPYVGLFGTVWGIMNSFRGLSDSSQATLAAVAPGISEALIATAMGLFAAIPAVMAYNRYAAKMERHINRHDTFAEEFSSLLHRQLLASRKQAEQR from the coding sequence ATGTCCTTTTTGGGGCTCATTGGCGGCGCAAGTTTTCTAGTGCAGATGGTTATGCTTACCTTGGTCGCGGCCTCGGTAGCGTCGTGGGTGCTTATTTATCAGCGCTGGAGTTACTTCAAAGCGTTGGCTGAAAGTGACGAAAACTTTGAGGAGCGATTCTGGTCAGGCGATGATCTCGGGAAGATCTACGCGAGTATTACCTCAGACAAGTCGAGCGTGCCCGTTGGTATGGAGGCCATCTTTGTGGCTGGTTTTAAGGAATTCGCGCGACTACGAGCTGATGCCACCCGAATTGACGATATTAGTAATGGCGTTAGCCGAGCAATGCGTATTGCGCGCAATCGCGAAGAGGATAGGCTTGAAACCCAGCTGCCGTTTTTAGCAAGTGTGGCGTCAACAAGTCCCTATGTTGGTTTATTTGGAACGGTCTGGGGGATTATGAACTCGTTTCGAGGCCTATCGGATTCAAGTCAGGCAACCCTGGCGGCGGTGGCTCCGGGCATCTCTGAGGCACTGATTGCAACGGCGATGGGGTTATTTGCTGCCATTCCCGCAGTCATGGCCTACAACCGTTATGCTGCAAAGATGGAACGACATATCAATCGTCACGATACCTTTGCTGAAGAGTTCTCAAGTTTACTTCATCGTCAGCTGTTGGCCTCAAGAAAGCAGGCGGAGCAGCGCTAA
- the ruvA gene encoding Holliday junction branch migration protein RuvA translates to MIALIRGELVLKSAPSLVVEAGGLGYEVEVPMTTFYELPELGSQVQLFCHFVVREDAQLLFGFHDVKSRDFFRTLIKVNGVGPKMAIAMMSTLSTDELIQSVNENQIARLVKIPGVGKKTAERLIIELRDKLAAFASTDGGAKKLGSSAAQSVSGDTMIEEAEGALIALGYKKSDAEKMVSAAWKLSEFSRSQDLIRAALKTLSK, encoded by the coding sequence ATGATTGCATTAATTCGCGGAGAACTCGTCTTAAAGTCAGCGCCTAGCTTGGTGGTGGAAGCGGGCGGTTTAGGTTATGAGGTTGAAGTACCCATGACCACCTTCTATGAACTACCAGAGCTAGGAAGTCAGGTGCAGCTATTTTGCCACTTTGTCGTGCGCGAAGATGCGCAGTTGCTGTTTGGCTTTCATGACGTTAAATCGCGCGATTTTTTCCGGACGCTGATCAAGGTCAACGGAGTGGGACCAAAGATGGCCATTGCTATGATGTCGACCTTGAGCACCGATGAACTCATTCAAAGTGTTAACGAAAATCAAATTGCCCGACTTGTGAAAATTCCGGGTGTGGGTAAGAAGACCGCTGAAAGGCTGATTATTGAACTGCGCGATAAACTGGCTGCCTTTGCTTCCACTGATGGCGGGGCGAAGAAACTTGGCTCGAGTGCGGCGCAGAGTGTGTCCGGTGACACCATGATTGAAGAGGCCGAAGGCGCGCTGATCGCTTTGGGCTACAAGAAGTCGGATGCTGAAAAGATGGTATCGGCGGCATGGAAGCTGAGTGAGTTTAGCCGTAGTCAGGATCTGATTCGCGCGGCATTGAAAACACTGAGTAAGTGA
- the ruvC gene encoding crossover junction endodeoxyribonuclease RuvC, whose product MSIILGIDPGSRKTGFGIVRLDGRKPVYVSSGVVKLPTDAPLAERLNILFESLVTVMSEYQPNEVAVEDIFMSKNAMSALKLGHARGAIMVAAGQQSLPVFEYEARKVKQVVAGSGNADKLSVQHMVARQLNLPGRPQEDAADALAVALCHIHFNTGVVASTGAGRFSRGRLRN is encoded by the coding sequence ATGTCAATTATCTTGGGTATAGACCCTGGGTCGCGTAAAACAGGCTTTGGTATTGTCAGGTTGGATGGCCGAAAGCCTGTATACGTTAGTAGTGGAGTGGTTAAGCTACCTACTGACGCACCACTTGCCGAGCGCCTAAATATCCTGTTTGAATCCCTTGTAACCGTGATGTCAGAGTACCAGCCTAACGAAGTGGCCGTCGAAGATATTTTTATGAGCAAGAACGCTATGTCGGCGCTCAAGTTGGGGCATGCACGCGGCGCCATTATGGTGGCGGCAGGGCAGCAAAGCTTGCCGGTCTTCGAGTACGAGGCGCGCAAAGTTAAGCAAGTTGTGGCGGGTAGCGGTAACGCCGACAAGCTTAGTGTTCAGCATATGGTTGCAAGGCAACTCAACTTGCCGGGGCGGCCTCAGGAAGATGCGGCTGATGCGCTGGCGGTTGCGCTCTGTCATATCCATTTTAATACGGGTGTTGTGGCATCCACTGGTGCGGGACGATTTAGTCGTGGCCGGCTTCGAAATTAG
- a CDS encoding YebC/PmpR family DNA-binding transcriptional regulator, whose product MAGHSKWANIRHRKAAQDAKRGKVFTKLIRELVVAARSGGPIPDDNPRLRAAVDKALGANMKRDTIDKAIARGAGNAEGDNYDEIRYEGYAPGGVAVLVETMTDNRNRTVAEVRHCFSKRGGSLGTDGSVAYLFSRQGKIWVASTDEDSVMELAIEHGAEDVQLVDDAIEVSCDWTDIHAVREGLVSAGLTVDSADVEMVPATQVALDPEAAEKVLALIDALEDLDDVQNVYSNADFSQLADS is encoded by the coding sequence TTGGCCGGTCATAGTAAGTGGGCGAATATTCGCCACCGCAAGGCAGCGCAAGATGCCAAGCGGGGAAAGGTATTTACTAAACTGATTCGTGAGTTAGTGGTTGCGGCTCGCTCCGGTGGGCCCATCCCTGATGATAATCCTCGTCTTCGTGCCGCAGTGGATAAAGCGCTCGGTGCGAATATGAAACGCGATACCATCGATAAAGCCATTGCGCGCGGAGCGGGTAACGCCGAGGGCGATAATTACGATGAAATACGCTACGAGGGCTACGCCCCTGGTGGGGTAGCGGTGCTGGTTGAGACGATGACCGATAATCGCAATCGAACTGTGGCTGAGGTCAGGCATTGTTTTTCCAAGCGAGGAGGTAGTTTAGGAACCGACGGTTCGGTGGCTTATCTCTTTTCGCGTCAAGGCAAGATCTGGGTAGCTAGCACTGACGAAGATTCCGTCATGGAGTTGGCCATAGAGCATGGTGCAGAAGACGTTCAACTCGTTGATGACGCAATTGAAGTTAGCTGTGATTGGACGGATATTCATGCGGTGCGTGAGGGGCTAGTATCGGCGGGCTTAACGGTTGATTCAGCTGACGTTGAAATGGTCCCCGCTACGCAGGTGGCGCTTGACCCTGAAGCCGCGGAGAAGGTGCTGGCACTCATTGACGCGCTTGAAGATCTTGATGATGTGCAGAATGTCTATAGTAATGCGGATTTTAGTCAGCTCGCGGATAGCTAG
- the tolB gene encoding Tol-Pal system beta propeller repeat protein TolB — MKLSRVLAFIVVLVSSQAAANSDLIVEITRGLDDPTRVAVAPFGWSGSYALSEDVAQVVSDDLVRTGEFSPVSRADMLAYPALPQEVNIPDWRKLRAQYLVIGNMSPRGDRVALEFALYDVTAGRLVLTGEIDRLRSDLRDMGHELANRVYEQLTGFPGIFRTKLAYIRAERDSLGDHIYRLVVADQDGHRERTVMRSRDPIMSPAWSPDGSELAFVSFDGGRPGVYRQNLLTGALTQLTNYVGLNSAPAWSPDGTKLAMVLSKDGDPEIYLLDVATKRLDRVTHHYAIDTEPAWIDSNSLIFTSNRGGRPQIYKILLDSGRLERLTFTGDYNARGRISPDGKYLVMVHRENGVFKIAAQDLATRRVHVLTETSLDESPTIAPNGRVVMYATRDGDKGILSAVAIDGGVRVKLPAAVGDIREPAWSPVLQN, encoded by the coding sequence ATGAAGTTAAGCCGAGTGCTGGCATTTATCGTGGTGCTTGTGAGCTCCCAGGCCGCGGCAAATTCCGATCTTATTGTCGAGATTACCCGCGGCTTGGATGATCCTACTCGTGTAGCTGTTGCTCCCTTTGGTTGGAGTGGTAGTTATGCGCTATCGGAAGACGTAGCCCAGGTTGTAAGTGACGATCTGGTCAGAACAGGTGAGTTTTCACCGGTTAGTCGTGCTGACATGTTGGCCTACCCAGCGCTTCCGCAAGAGGTGAATATCCCGGATTGGCGAAAACTCCGGGCTCAATATCTTGTTATCGGTAATATGTCTCCGCGCGGTGATCGTGTGGCGCTGGAATTTGCGTTGTACGATGTTACAGCGGGACGTTTAGTGCTCACAGGGGAAATAGACCGTTTACGCAGTGACCTGAGGGATATGGGGCACGAGCTAGCTAACCGTGTTTACGAGCAGCTAACAGGTTTCCCGGGTATCTTCCGAACCAAGCTTGCCTATATTCGCGCCGAACGAGATAGCTTGGGTGATCATATCTATCGCCTGGTGGTGGCGGACCAAGATGGTCATCGCGAGCGAACGGTTATGCGCTCACGGGATCCTATTATGTCGCCTGCGTGGTCGCCTGACGGCAGCGAGTTGGCATTTGTGTCGTTCGATGGAGGTCGTCCGGGTGTGTATCGTCAGAACCTTCTAACCGGAGCGCTCACACAGCTCACCAACTATGTTGGCTTGAATAGCGCACCCGCTTGGTCACCAGATGGTACTAAGCTAGCGATGGTGCTCTCAAAGGATGGCGATCCCGAGATATATTTACTCGATGTGGCCACTAAACGACTCGATAGAGTGACCCACCACTACGCAATTGACACTGAACCTGCGTGGATCGACAGCAATTCTTTGATCTTTACCTCAAATCGAGGTGGGCGACCGCAAATATACAAGATTTTACTTGATTCAGGGCGCTTAGAGCGCTTAACCTTTACGGGAGATTACAATGCCCGCGGGCGTATCTCACCGGATGGGAAGTATCTGGTGATGGTGCACCGAGAAAACGGTGTGTTTAAGATCGCGGCGCAAGATTTGGCAACGCGTAGGGTTCATGTATTAACTGAGACATCTTTAGATGAATCGCCTACGATTGCACCAAATGGACGAGTTGTGATGTATGCAACTCGCGATGGTGATAAGGGGATCTTATCGGCTGTAGCAATTGATGGCGGTGTACGCGTTAAGTTGCCTGCAGCGGTTGGTGATATCCGCGAGCCGGCATGGTCGCCGGTATTACAAAACTAA
- the nadA gene encoding quinolinate synthase NadA has protein sequence MANQATREFVQAHLAATQVDNDESAADIATKQRIKALLKEKNAVLIAHYYTDPVIQALAEETGGCVSDSLEMARFGRDHDAERLIVAGVKFMGETAKILTQDKRVHMPELEATCSLDIGCPIDEFSAFCDQHPDRTVVVYANTSAAVKARADWVVTSSVALEIVESLHLKGEKILWGPDQHLGNYIQRETGADMLMWNGACIVHEEFKAKGILDLKSVYPDAAVLVHPESPLSVVEIADAVGSTSQLIKAAQTMPNERFIVATDQGIFYKMQQLAPEKTLIIAPTGGNGATCRSCANCPWMAMNKLEAIEQVLLHENNEIFVDPVLGERAMLPLRRMLDFAKALK, from the coding sequence ATGGCCAATCAAGCTACCCGAGAATTTGTACAGGCCCATTTGGCGGCAACCCAGGTCGATAACGACGAGAGTGCCGCTGATATCGCCACTAAGCAGCGTATTAAAGCGCTTCTCAAGGAGAAGAACGCGGTTTTAATTGCCCATTATTATACTGACCCTGTGATTCAAGCCTTGGCTGAGGAAACTGGCGGCTGCGTCTCAGACTCACTTGAGATGGCTCGCTTTGGCCGCGATCATGATGCTGAACGCCTGATTGTCGCTGGCGTAAAATTTATGGGTGAGACGGCGAAGATTTTGACGCAAGATAAACGCGTGCACATGCCGGAACTTGAGGCCACTTGCTCTTTGGATATTGGTTGTCCAATTGATGAGTTTTCTGCTTTCTGTGATCAGCATCCTGATCGAACCGTTGTTGTGTACGCTAACACTTCAGCGGCCGTGAAAGCACGAGCGGATTGGGTGGTTACTTCATCGGTCGCGCTTGAAATTGTTGAAAGTCTCCACCTAAAGGGCGAAAAAATCCTCTGGGGCCCCGACCAGCATTTAGGCAATTACATTCAGCGAGAGACTGGCGCCGATATGCTTATGTGGAATGGTGCTTGTATTGTTCATGAGGAATTCAAGGCTAAGGGGATCTTAGATCTTAAGTCAGTCTATCCGGACGCCGCTGTTTTGGTTCACCCAGAGTCGCCATTGTCAGTGGTAGAGATTGCCGATGCGGTGGGGTCTACTTCTCAGCTTATTAAAGCGGCTCAGACTATGCCAAATGAGCGCTTCATCGTAGCGACGGATCAAGGCATCTTCTACAAGATGCAGCAACTGGCGCCAGAAAAGACACTGATCATCGCCCCAACTGGCGGCAATGGTGCTACCTGTAGATCCTGTGCTAACTGTCCTTGGATGGCGATGAATAAACTGGAGGCAATTGAACAGGTGCTGTTGCATGAGAACAATGAAATCTTTGTCGATCCTGTCTTGGGTGAGCGCGCCATGCTGCCTTTGCGACGGATGTTAGATTTTGCGAAAGCGTTGAAATAG
- the ruvB gene encoding Holliday junction branch migration DNA helicase RuvB has product MIEVDRFVAPEATPSEKLNEQGIRPSRLHDYIGQHAVRDQMSIFMQAASARGECLDHTLIFGPPGLGKTTLAMIIAAEMNGTLHSTSGPVLEKPGDLAAIMTNLEAGDVLFIDEIHRLGPVVEEILYPAMEDFQLDIMIGEGPAARSIKLDLPKFTLVGATTRAGLLTSPLRDRFGIVQRLEFYSEDELQEIVSRAAGIFELPIDDSGANEIAKRSRGTPRIANRLLRRVRDFAEVRHQGVATKAAAEDALDTLKVDQAGFDTMDRRLLLALIDKFDGGPVGVDSLAAAISEERDTIEDVIEPYLIQQGYITRTPRGRIATRLAYQHFGKPWLGTNG; this is encoded by the coding sequence ATGATTGAAGTGGATCGATTCGTAGCGCCAGAGGCTACGCCCAGTGAAAAACTCAATGAACAGGGGATTCGCCCAAGCCGACTCCATGATTATATTGGTCAGCACGCCGTGCGGGATCAAATGTCGATATTTATGCAGGCGGCAAGCGCTCGCGGGGAGTGTCTGGATCATACGCTTATCTTCGGGCCTCCCGGCTTAGGTAAGACAACTCTGGCAATGATCATTGCCGCTGAGATGAATGGAACGTTGCATTCAACGTCCGGGCCGGTGCTTGAGAAGCCTGGAGACCTCGCTGCCATCATGACGAACCTCGAGGCCGGTGACGTATTGTTCATTGATGAAATTCACCGTCTCGGACCTGTCGTGGAAGAGATTCTCTACCCTGCGATGGAAGATTTTCAGTTGGATATCATGATTGGCGAAGGGCCGGCCGCACGCTCCATCAAGCTAGACCTGCCTAAATTTACCCTAGTGGGGGCAACCACTCGAGCAGGCTTGCTGACCTCGCCGCTACGCGATCGTTTTGGCATTGTGCAGCGATTGGAGTTTTATTCAGAGGATGAACTTCAGGAAATCGTAAGTCGAGCAGCGGGCATCTTTGAACTGCCCATCGACGATTCGGGCGCCAATGAGATCGCTAAGCGCTCTCGCGGTACGCCACGTATCGCTAATCGGCTGTTGCGGCGTGTTCGTGATTTCGCCGAAGTGAGACACCAGGGCGTTGCAACGAAGGCTGCCGCGGAGGATGCATTGGATACCCTTAAGGTGGACCAAGCAGGCTTTGACACAATGGACAGGCGGTTACTGTTAGCTCTGATTGATAAGTTTGATGGCGGGCCGGTAGGGGTTGATAGCCTTGCCGCTGCCATTAGTGAGGAACGCGACACCATTGAGGATGTCATTGAACCTTACTTAATTCAGCAGGGTTATATAACACGTACCCCAAGAGGTCGAATTGCGACCCGTTTGGCATATCAACATTTCGGCAAGCCTTGGTTGGGTACAAATGGCTAG
- the tolR gene encoding protein TolR has product MARRRRLVAEINVVPYIDVMLVLLIIFMVTAPLAMQEIMVDLPEADAQLSEPANEDEVLILVVLADGRYQINIGEQDRDITAEALREQVSKVIRANPTIRVMVQGDEAVAYGAVIEAMAALEAAGATSVGLMTEPRS; this is encoded by the coding sequence ATGGCTCGCCGTCGTCGCTTAGTAGCAGAAATCAATGTGGTCCCCTACATTGATGTCATGCTTGTTCTGCTTATTATTTTCATGGTGACAGCTCCGTTAGCGATGCAAGAAATTATGGTTGATTTGCCAGAAGCTGATGCCCAGTTATCCGAGCCTGCGAACGAGGATGAAGTATTGATTTTGGTTGTCTTAGCAGACGGTCGCTACCAAATTAATATCGGTGAGCAGGATCGCGATATCACCGCTGAAGCATTGCGTGAACAAGTGAGTAAAGTCATTCGTGCCAATCCAACCATTCGTGTGATGGTTCAAGGCGATGAAGCGGTTGCCTACGGAGCAGTAATTGAGGCAATGGCTGCTTTAGAAGCGGCAGGTGCAACCAGCGTTGGGCTGATGACGGAACCGCGTAGTTAA
- a CDS encoding tetratricopeptide repeat protein, with product MNATRLRSLVIGVGAIALTPFAYGQIPIDESVGVVPIEEPAEEAATASSEVNGQFYIQMQRLQNEVQMLRGLIEEQSEEIRRLEQQRFDDFMGVDQRLAALETGAVGSATVDGSSQATETASAAATSTTVVATGGSSIDEAKAAYDTAYGLLRQRDFAGAKARFSDFLSAFPESDLAANAYYWLGEIALADRELEVARERFNSVVNFFPDHRKAQDALYKLGTVYYMLEQYEESRAFYTRAAEGTGQAATLAQRALEQNF from the coding sequence ATGAACGCAACACGTTTGCGCTCATTGGTGATTGGGGTTGGTGCTATCGCACTAACCCCTTTTGCGTATGGGCAGATACCAATTGATGAGTCGGTAGGTGTAGTTCCTATTGAGGAACCAGCTGAAGAAGCTGCCACGGCATCGTCTGAAGTGAATGGTCAGTTTTATATTCAGATGCAACGCCTTCAAAACGAAGTGCAAATGCTCCGCGGGCTAATCGAAGAGCAGAGCGAAGAGATTCGTCGTTTAGAGCAGCAGCGTTTCGATGACTTTATGGGCGTTGATCAGCGTTTAGCCGCGTTAGAAACGGGAGCTGTTGGTAGTGCCACGGTGGATGGTAGCTCACAAGCTACTGAAACGGCTTCAGCAGCGGCAACGAGTACCACGGTTGTAGCAACTGGCGGTAGCTCCATTGATGAGGCTAAAGCGGCTTACGATACGGCGTACGGTCTTCTTCGTCAGCGTGACTTTGCTGGTGCTAAGGCTCGTTTTTCGGACTTTTTGTCGGCGTTCCCCGAGTCTGATTTAGCGGCCAATGCCTATTACTGGCTAGGTGAAATAGCCTTGGCTGATAGAGAGTTAGAGGTTGCTAGAGAGCGTTTTAATTCAGTGGTCAATTTCTTTCCTGATCATCGAAAGGCGCAGGATGCTTTGTATAAGCTTGGAACCGTTTATTACATGCTAGAGCAGTATGAAGAATCGAGAGCGTTTTATACGCGTGCAGCCGAAGGTACTGGACAAGCTGCGACGTTAGCGCAACGTGCACTCGAGCAGAATTTTTAG